From one Anopheles cruzii chromosome 3, idAnoCruzAS_RS32_06, whole genome shotgun sequence genomic stretch:
- the LOC128274809 gene encoding trypsin inhibitor ClTI-1-like, translating into MRTQVIILSVMVVCSVLLVQPAKADIYSEMATCACNLLYRPVCASNNETYSNDCVLKCASETPTGRSLGLYKLKDGPCHETDL; encoded by the coding sequence ATGCGCACGCAGGTGATAATCCTGTCCGTGATGGTCGTTTGCTCGGTGTTGCTAGTGCAGCCAGCGAAGGCGGACATTTACTCGGAGATGGCCACCTGTGCCTGCAACTTGCTCTACCGGCCTGTGTGCGCGAGCAACAATGAGACCTACTCCAACGACTGTGTCCTGAAGTGCGCCTCTGAAACACCCACCGGTCGCTCGCTCGGACTTTACAAGCTGAAGGATGGACCCTGCCACGAAACGGACCTGTAG